The Listeria welshimeri serovar 6b str. SLCC5334 genome has a window encoding:
- a CDS encoding YitT family protein — protein sequence MSSKIVYKEYAKKTAIAIIAALLNAIGMNFFLIPAQVYAAGLNGVAQLGSDMLRDSMNISISTGLLVLLLNIPVAILGWLKVGKSFTIFSFLTVAFMSFFLIVIPEVQVSNDILLNAIFGALIASVGIGLALKFGISTGGLDILAMYITIKTGRSFGKYFLLLNGVIIIVAGFAYDWTFALYTLISLYVQSRVIDIIHTRHQKLTVMIMTQHSETVIKAIHENMVRGITVVDAMGGYSKQDVAMLIMVITRYELYDITHIVGEFDPKAFINVMETSSVFGDFRSEADQKLAMAMYKNKMM from the coding sequence ATGAGTTCAAAAATAGTGTATAAAGAATATGCTAAAAAAACCGCCATTGCTATTATAGCTGCACTTTTAAATGCAATTGGTATGAACTTCTTTTTAATACCAGCTCAAGTTTATGCAGCTGGTTTAAATGGGGTTGCACAATTAGGTTCAGACATGTTACGTGATTCAATGAATATTTCGATTTCAACAGGATTACTTGTTCTGTTGTTAAATATTCCGGTTGCTATTTTAGGTTGGTTAAAGGTCGGGAAATCATTTACTATTTTCAGCTTTTTAACAGTTGCGTTTATGTCTTTTTTCTTAATTGTTATTCCAGAAGTACAAGTTTCAAATGATATATTACTTAATGCGATTTTTGGGGCGTTAATTGCTTCAGTCGGTATTGGGTTAGCTTTGAAATTTGGTATTTCTACTGGTGGATTAGATATACTAGCTATGTACATTACGATTAAAACAGGTCGCTCGTTTGGAAAGTATTTCTTGCTATTAAATGGAGTTATCATTATTGTTGCAGGATTTGCTTATGACTGGACGTTTGCGCTTTATACGCTGATTTCTTTATATGTACAAAGTAGAGTAATTGATATCATCCATACTAGACACCAAAAATTAACGGTGATGATTATGACTCAACATTCCGAAACTGTTATTAAAGCAATTCATGAAAACATGGTACGTGGGATAACAGTGGTAGATGCAATGGGTGGTTATTCCAAACAAGATGTGGCTATGTTGATTATGGTAATTACACGTTATGAGTTATATGATATAACTCATATTGTTGGCGAATTTGATCCCAAAGCATTTATTAATGTTATGGAAACGTCTAGTGTATTTGGAGATTTCCGCTCAGAAGCAGACCAAAAACTAGCGATGGCAATGTATAAAAATAAAATGATGTAA